The Pseudoalteromonas tunicata genome segment TTGATGATCCCCCACATCCGAAAAGTGAGAGTGATAAAGCGCAGCTGATTGCTATAGATTGTATTTTCATTTGAACTACCCCTTTGAATCTGTAGCCATTGACTATAGAAAGTTAAACTGAATAGAAGTTGAATAAACCAGCATAATTGCAATTAATCTAACAATAGAGTTATTTGATATTAGTACGTTATTTATTATCGCCATACCCTAAATAGACCCTTTATCCCCTTTCTTTACCACTCATCACAAAGTCACAAACATGCCTAAGAATGTTGTCTACTATTACCTCAACGAAACGGCAAACAGCCACTTAATTAAAAACTTAAAAGGTAATTATCATGACTTCTTCAAACATTATCGAATTTGCAACAACATCAGTCTTCGCTTTAGCAGGTATCGCGTTTTTAGCCACAGCAGGTATGGCATCAGCGGTTGTAACTGGTTCTGTTATTGCAGGCGGTTATATCTTAGCAACTCGTTAATTCAGTTAAATTTAAACGTTAAAAAGGAGCAAAAAAATGAACACATCGTCAATGGTTGAATCAGTAACTACATCAGTTTTAGCAGTAGCAGGCATTGTATTTTTAACCACAATTGGTATGGCGTCAGCAGTGGTCGCGGGAACAGTATTAGCCGGTGGTTATATTTTAGCAACACGATAAAATTTCTGAAATAAACAAGGAGGCTGCCTATGCAGTTAACCCCAAAGCGTGAATAAAAAAGCACTGAACCCCAAAGGTCAGTGCTTTTTTGTATGTGCAGATTGTTCAGCTGATTGTTATTGAGTGCTGTCTAATTTCAACAATCTCTTAATCTGTTCGATTGGCCAAACTTTTTCGACTTCATCGGCTAAGTAGTCGAGTTGCTGATCGCGAAAAGCGGGATAGTCAAACGGAGTGATTTGTTTAAGGCCTGCCCATGAGAGCCAGCTTTCGAGTAAAGCCTGATTGTCTAAAATACCATGTAAATAGGTGCCTTTTATTTGGCCGTCATCACTTTGCGCACCTTCGGCAATATCGTCATTAAGTGTAAAAAGTGGGCGCGATAAAGCCTCGCCTAGTGAAACGCCTAAATGAATTTCGTAGCCTTTAATAGGTGCTTTAGAACTTTGGCAAATACCGCTGACATTCGTGAGGGTTTTCTCGCTCTGAAGCTCCGTGGTCATAGCCAGTAAACCTAACCCTTGAGATTGGGTGGCTTGTGCCGATTCGAGCGCATGAGGGTCGCTAATACTTTGACCTAGCATTTGATAACCACCACAAATACCAAGTACTTTACCGCCATAGCGCAAATGTTGATGAATGACACTTTGCCAGCCTTGTTGTTTTAGCCACGCTAAATCGGCTTGTACATTTTTACTGCCCGGTAAAATAATTAAGTCGCTGTGTGGTGCTTCGTTTGGTGTACGGGCAAACGTGAGTTCTACATTGGGATGTAAGCGTAGCACGTCAAAATCGGTGTGGTTTGAAATTCGAGGGTAAACGATCACCGTCACTTTAATATGATTTTTTTGGTCGAGTGTTTGGCTAAAATCAATGGCATCTTCTGCTTCAATGTGTAAATTTTGAATATATGGAATGGTTGCCAGTACCGGAATACCCAGACGTGCCTCAAGCCAATCAATACCAGGTTGTAATAAGCTGATGTCACCACGAAACTTATTGATAATAAATCCTTTTACTCTTTTTTGTTCCGTGGGGCTCAGCAAGTCATAGGTGCCAACTAAGTGGGCGAATACACCGCCTTTGTCGATATCGGCCACAATAATCACTGGGCAATCGGCTTCTTCGGCAAAACCCATATTGGCAATATCGCGATCGCGCAGATTGATTTCGGCAGGGCTGCCTGCGCCTTCAACAATCACCGCTTGATATTGCTCTGTTAAGCGCTGGTGGGCAGCCAAAACATGGCCCAGCATTTTAGGTTTGTATTGGTGGTAATCAAAGGCATCGATATTTCCAATTGATTTACCAAGTAAAATAACTTGCGCGCCAATGTCAGAGTTGGGTTTAAGTAATACCGGATTCATATCAACATGAGGTGGAATCTTTGCAGCCTCTGCTTGCACTGCCTGTGCACGGCCAATTTCACCTCCTTGTGCGGTCACCGCGCTATTAAGCGCCATATTTTGAGGCTTAAAAGGGGCAACTTGAACGCCGTGGCGCACTAAAATGCGACAAAGTGCAGCAACAAGTACGCTTTTACCTGCATCTGAAGTGGTGCCTTGCACCATCAGGGTATTGGGGCTTTTCATTTTATTCGCTTGATAAATCAATAATACGTCGATTGTACCGTTAAATTTAGGAATTGACCGAGCGTTAATCGATGCGATTACGGTATTTTTGTTTGTTTTTCTTGCCTATTTTATAAAGCAAGCCCCGCGTGGCACGGCGAAAGCTCGGCAGTAAATATCCTAATGTGGTGAGTTTGCCGCTAAACCAAGGCATGGCGATTTCGGTGCGTATGCTTTTACTAAGCGTTAATACATTCTCGGCCACTTGCTCGGGTGTCGACATCGGCTGTGAATACACAATGTCTTCAACTACATCGATTTCTTCCATAATAAAAGCGGTATCGATAGGCCCTGGCGAAACGACCGCGACATTAATATTTTTTTGAATTAACTCATCATGCAACGCGTAAGTAAAAGCACGTAAACCCGCTTTGGTAGCACTGTAAGTAGCAGCACCTTGCAGGGGTGCGCGCCCAGCAAGTGAGCCAACCATCACAATGGCGTTTTGATGATCGGCTGTAGTGGGCTTTGGCATGTGAGGCAAAGCTAAAGCACACAAATAAATAGGAGCACGTAAGTTCACATCGACCATCGCCGCCATTTGATCTGCTGATTGTGCACTAAATTCACCGCGATGATGAAGACCTGCGTTGTTAATCAAAACATTTATTTTACCAAAGCGCTTTACGGCAGCACTGATTATAGTTTGGCAGTCATCAAGTTTGGCAATATCGGCACCAAGAGTCAGAATTTGGCTGTTTGGGTATTGCTGTTTTAAATCATGAGCGAGTTGCTCAAGTGCAGATAACCCTCGGGCGACCAGCACTAAATTGGCACCTTGTGCGGCGTAAATTTTTGCACAAGCTGCGCCAACTCCTTTAGATGCCCCGGTGATCACAACAGTTAAACTCATAATGTGGCCTTGTATTTTTATTATTGAAACCTGAGCTTACTGCTACGCCTTGCAATGTCAAAACAATCGTGAGGCTTTACTTTGTAATTAGCCAATGATTAAATGTGAATATTGTATGCAATTTAAGTTATTTAACATGAGATTAAAAAAGATTGGGTTATGCCTTTCGCTTGCAGGGCTTGTAGCGTGTAGCCAAACTAAAGTTGCGCCACAAGTAGTCGCTCCTCAGGCTGGCAGCTTAGCGGCGGTACTGAGTCAAGTTCATGATTGTAGTCCGACTATTACGCTTCGTTCGCAAGCACTTGAACTAGTACAAATTGAGCAAGCCTGTGTGATGCTTGCTGAGCAAGAGGCCTTATTTCATCGTACCTTTAATACGTTAGGTAAACCGGTAGCGAACGATAATAACGACAATATGCGCGCCAATATTTATGCCGATCGTGATTCGTACGTAAAATATGTGACCGAACATTTTGATGTACCAAGTGACAATGGTGGCATGTACCTTGAAGGTTTGCCCCATTTAGCCGGTAACCATGCTGAGTTTGTTGCCTATGAGCGTAACGGTGGTATTTGGAATTTACGCCACGAATACATTCATTATTTGGATGGCCGTTTTAATATGTATGGTGATTTTTGTGCCTCGTTACATGATTCCCACTCAGCGCCTGAATATTGCCCGCAGCCTGCGCCGTTATTACCGCATTTAGTGTGGTGGAATGAAGGTATTGCAGAGTACATTGCTCATCAACAAAATAACCCGCGAGCCATTAAAAATGGTGCAAAACAAAGCTATAAATTGAGTGAGCTTTTTAATACCAGTTATGAGCAAAATGGCGGTTCAGATCGGGTATATGATTGGGGATATTTAGCGGTGCGATTTATGATGGAGCAACACCGTGATCAAATTGATATCATGCTGAACCTGACGCGTAAAGGGTTTTACAGTCGCTATCAAGCCTTAGTGAAACAATGGGGTACGCAATATGATAGTGAATTTAGTGAGTGGCTAAAAGCGCAAGCCGCGCAGTTACCAATACAAAAGACCTAAATACAAAAAGCCAACTTATTGAAAAATAAGTTGGCTTTGTCTGAGGTTGTAGGAATTATGCAACTTGCGATTGGGCGCTGTTGAGTGAGTTTTGGGCTGCAACATTTAGCACTAAGTGCTGCCAATCTTGGTTAACGCTGTTACCTTCATCTCGGCGACCAAATAAAGTCAGAATGGTATCGCCTTGCGCGTCAAAAAATTCAACCGAGCTAATAATATTTTGCCCTTTATCGGTTGGTTTATGTACCAACCACGCTTGGGAGAGTTTTGTGGTATCAACATGTAAGTTGAAATCACTATCAAGCACGTTAAACCAATCATTAAACCATTTTAGGTTTTTGATTAAGCCAGAGAAGATTTGCACTGCTCCCAAATTTCCAACAAACACCATAATTTCAATTTGCTTATCGCGCACTTGGTTCAGCAATACTTCAAGTGCGTTGGTCGATAAAGCTTTTGCCCATTGATTGCCAGCTAAATTGAGCGCCTGTAAACGTGAGATCTGATATTTTTCGAGCATTTTTGGAAAGTCATGTACATCTTGCAATTGTTGCCAATCGGTTTTAAACGCATCGATATCAACCTCTTCATCGACCAATGTCTTGGCTATTATTTCGGGTTTAGTATCAAGTTGTAACGGTTCAGCTGAGGTAACTTTAAAATCATTAATTAGCTGGTGGAACGCATCAAGATTGGTATCTTTTGTGCTAAAAATCTTTTGTACTGCGTTACCAAAGCGGTCAAAAAATTGCAGGCTCATGTGTTTATCGGTAATTTGTGCATAACCGCTATGCCATTGGTATAAAAATAGGCGCAGATCAATGCCTCCAGGATTAATGGCTATCGCAATTTCTTTATCACCATGCGTATTCACATATAGTTTTTCGTACAAACCTGTTAGCTCATGCACTACAGCATGATTGCGAGTGAGTGCCATCACAGGGCCTATGTTTTTTAATTTTTTCAGCAAATCGGCAAAGCGATGTTGTAAGCGAAATACAGTGTCGCCAGTTTGAATATCGAGCAGTTGCGCCTCTGAAATACCAAGTTTTTTTGCTGCATCACGTGCCCTAACTTGTGGGTTTTCTGTTTGTAAAACGTGATATTGACTGAGAAGTGAGTTCATAGCGTTTCCTTAAAATTGATAACTGATTTGTACTTTGGCATTACGACCAACACCATAATTGCCAATAGCGCCGCCAGTGCCAGCCACGAGCTGATACTGAGAATCTAGGAGGTTATCGAGCGCTAGTTTAAGATTAATTTGTTGATTTATTTGCCAGTTAGCGTAGACATTAATAAGGCTGTAACCATCATGTTGGGTAACTTCACTTTGACCGGTATGCATGTTAAACGCTTTAACTTGGCGGTTTTGTAGATGTTTAAAGGTCATACCTATGGAGGCTTCACTAAAGAGTAAGCCGGTGTCGAACACCAAGGTATCGGCGGGTAATTGCCATAAAGGTTCGTTATTGTGATCGTTTCCTGCAACTTCACTATAAACGATATTGCTGTACATAAAACGGTTTGCGTAGCTCAGTTCAAATTCATAACCGTGGCGATCATTACTACCTAGATTGCTGTATCGGGGTGCAGGCGCAGGATTTGAAATAGGACTGGTTTGACTCAAAATTTCATCATCAACAGCGGTATCAAAATACACGATTCGTGCGCGCAAGCTGTCGCTATTTATCAATAGATCATCAAAACTTGCTGTTGCACCGACTTCATGACTTTGACTGGTTTCTATAGCAAGGTTGAAATTTGGCAGACGACCGTTGTATCTGTCGTACAACTCGTCAATCAATGGAGCACGAAAACCTTCTTGGTAAGTATAGAAAAAGTTAAGGTTGTCGCTGGCTTGATAATTGATTGAAGCCGCTGGTACGACATGGTCTTGCTTTACTTCCCCATAGGTATTACTGGCAAGCGTTGCTAATAACTCAGTAGTCGGGGTTGAATGGTATTTTTCATAACGAATGCCTGCCGTTAAAGTAAAAGCTCGCCACTGAAATTCATCTTGTATATACAATGCAAAACGGTTTTGTTCGCCCGCAGGTTGTGAGCTCATTTGTGCGGTAGTAGCTGATTCGCCGTATTGTTCACATTGATAAGTCGCTCGGTTTAATTTTAAGCACGGAAAAGCCGTTTTATTACCGATTCTTTCTTGGTTGGTATATTGCAAACCGTACGTCAATGCATGGTGTAAAAAGCGTGAAGTATTGCTGATATCAAGCGTATTGAGGTTGTATTGATAATCTGACTCTAAGCCAATAAAGTCAGCAAGCGCTGGGTCGGCATCGCTTTCGGTAACATGGCTTTGGCTTTGGCCGAGTTTTACGCTCAAATCAACCCAAGGGTTTGTTGAATTATGTTGAGTAAACTCAAGGTTAAAGGTTTTTTGTATGACATCTCGATAAACCGTGCCCCAAGCGCCTGTATCTGTAGTGTTAAATTCAGCCCGCTGTGCGTCTTGACTTTGGCTGGCATTAAAAGAAAGAGCCTGATTATCGTTCAATTTATAGCTTGCTTTGGCAAGCCACGAGTTACTTTTAACGGCTGAATTGTCTAATGTTGTATCGTTTGAAAGCTTAAAATCGTCTGAGTTACGGTCAATGTAGGCAAAGAGTAAATCGAGTTCCTCAATGGGTTTGGCATAAGCAAACACAGAGGCATTTTGCTGATTATTATTGCTGTGGTGGCCAAGGGTTACTTTGGCTCCAATAGTTTGGTTATCACGTAAAAAATCATTGGCGTTTTTTAGTTCAAATTGTACTAAACCACCTAGTGCGCCACCGCCGTGTAATACAGTGCTTGGGCCGCGTTTAATGCTAACACTGCGATATAATTCGGCATCGAGAAAAACACTGCCCATTCGGTACTTTTCAAAGGTTTGAACGGCACCGTCGAGTGTTACCATCACATCTTCTGCATCACTAAAGCCACGAATATTAAACTTGTAACCATTGTCGAATGGGCCGCCATCACCCGAAGCATTAGGAATTAAATCGAGCGATTCAAAAATTGATCCGCTGAGTTTGCGCTCAATATCGGTCGCATCAAGCACGTTAATAGCGTGTGATGTCGCAAGGGTCGCTTTTTCGGTGCGCGTTGCGGTGACAGTTGTTTTGTCTAGGGTTGTGATTGCACTGCTGGCATAGACATTTTGCAGTGCGGGAAGTAGCGACAAGGAAATACAAATTGCGAGTTTCGAACGCAACATAACACTCTCCGAAAGATTAAATAAAACGAGTTGTTTGCTAGAAGTCTTTTTATACGCTAACAAATTAAATTCGTAATGAGAAGTATTATCATTTACATTATTTTAAGAGTTGATACAATTTACCCATCAAAATCGGGGCAAGATTAGTTGTGTCGGTTGAATCTGGTGATAAAACGAAAGGTGAAATGATGATAATAAAAATATTCTTGTTCAGTATTTTGGGCTTATTGAGCCACCCTATTTTTGCCGATGCCGAGCGCATTGTGGTATCGGGTGGGTCAATCACTGAGATTGTGTATGCATTAGGTCAGCAAGATAAGATAGTTGGTTTAGACAGCACCAGTGTCTTTCCTGCAAGCGCAACAACTAAGCCTCAAATTGGTTATGTAAGGCGGATTGGTGTTGAGGGTGTTTTGGCGTTGCAGCCTGATTTGCTCATCGGCGAAGCCGATACTGGGCCTGAAAAATCCCTAAAACAGTTGCAAGATATGGGGGTGAAAACAGTTATCTTATCAGCAGAAGATAATTTTGAGCACATTGAAGAAAAAGTAATAAAAGTAGCTAAATTACTAGGCGCCCAGCAACAAGCTGCACCAATTTTAGTGGATATAAAACATCAACGTACAGTTTTGGACGGTATTTTGGCCACACGTGATAAACCTGCGCCAAAAGTGCTATTTGTTTTATCAGCCCGCAGTGGCCAACCTTTGGCCGCAGGAACGGGCACCAGTGCCGACCAAGTCATTACCGCCGCAGGTGGTCTTAATGTCACGGCTAATTTTGCTGGTTGGAAGCCATTATCTGTTGAATCTGCCGCAGAACTTAACCCAGATATTATCGTGATGATGGGCAATCATGGCAGCAATAATAGTGATAATTTAGCTAAGTTGCCGCACTTTCAGTTTTCTAATGCTATAAAAAACCAACAAGTATTTACCTTTGATGGTGCTTATTTACTTGGTATGGGGCCACGTACGCCTCAGGCTGTGGTTGAATTGGCAAGTTTGTTTTATCTCAATGGTCAATTACCGCAAGGTTATCAATTTAGTCATGCCAAAACAGCACAATCTGCGAGTTTATAACAATGTGGATTGAGCAATCTTTATTGGGCAGTGGCAGCAAGCAGCGTCAGTTATTTATCCCTTTTTTAGTGTGTTTAGCGTTATTTATTAGTGTTATCGGGCTTAAAGTTGGCGCGATTTCAATGCCATGGAGTGAGCTTGTTACAGTATTGAGTAAGGGGGAGGCACCTAATTTAGCCGATGCCGTGATTTGGCATATCCGTTTACCCCGATTAGTGCTGTGCATACTGGTGGGGGCGAGTCTTGGTGCCAGTGGTGCCGCGATGCAAGCTATTTTTAGAAATCCCTTGGCAGATCCTGGTTTAATTGGAGTTGCTGGTGGAGCCGCGTTAGGTGCGGTGAGTATTATTGTGCTAGGGTCCAGTTTTCTGGTTGGTTTTAGTGAGGTTTTTGCGATTTACGCAGTGCCGATGGGGGCTTTTTTAGGCGCTTTAATAGTCTGTGGCTTTATTTATCGCCTCAGTAGCCATAGTGGTGAATTCACTATAGTGAGCCTGCTATTAGCCGGTATTGCTGTCAATGCGATTGTTGGTTCTTTAATTGGTTTGCTCACGCTGATTAGTAATGATCAGCAACTTCGAGATCTGACCTTTTGGAGTATGGGCTCATTGGCTGGCAATAGTTGGCAAATGATTGCACCGGTCGCTGTGATTATTATTTTATCGTGCTGCGCTTTAATAAAGTGTTCTTTATCACTCAACGTATATCTTCTTGGTGAGGCTCAGGCCAAGCATTTAGGTTTAGATGTGGTCAAACTGAAAAAGCAGGTCTTTTTCTGTACTGCATTATGCCTAGGTGCGGCAGTATCTATAACGGGTGTAATTGGTTTTGTCGGTTTTATAGTGCCGCATTTGGTGCGTTTACTGATGGGGCCAGATCATCGCTATTTAATGCCCGCTAGCATGTTATTAGGCGCAATTTTACTGAGTATGGCAGACTTACTGGCACGTACGCTGATTTTACCTGCGGAGCTGCCAATTGGCTTATTAACAAGTGCCATTGGTGGGCCGTTCTTTTTAATTATGTTGTTTAAAACATTTGCTGCGCAACGAGGTTAGTATGCTTGAGCTTGATAATGTCAGTATTAAAAAAGGCACAAAAAAAATACTCGACCATGTCACTATGGCAGTATCTGCAGGGCAAGTAGTGGTGATTATTGGCCCAAATGGGGCGGGTAAGTCGAGCGCACTCAAAGCGATGACTGGCGACTACAAACCTGATTTTGGTCGAGTGAGTCTAAATAATCGGCCTTTAAAGCAGTT includes the following:
- a CDS encoding collagenase, producing the protein MRLKKIGLCLSLAGLVACSQTKVAPQVVAPQAGSLAAVLSQVHDCSPTITLRSQALELVQIEQACVMLAEQEALFHRTFNTLGKPVANDNNDNMRANIYADRDSYVKYVTEHFDVPSDNGGMYLEGLPHLAGNHAEFVAYERNGGIWNLRHEYIHYLDGRFNMYGDFCASLHDSHSAPEYCPQPAPLLPHLVWWNEGIAEYIAHQQNNPRAIKNGAKQSYKLSELFNTSYEQNGGSDRVYDWGYLAVRFMMEQHRDQIDIMLNLTRKGFYSRYQALVKQWGTQYDSEFSEWLKAQAAQLPIQKT
- a CDS encoding FecCD family ABC transporter permease, giving the protein MWIEQSLLGSGSKQRQLFIPFLVCLALFISVIGLKVGAISMPWSELVTVLSKGEAPNLADAVIWHIRLPRLVLCILVGASLGASGAAMQAIFRNPLADPGLIGVAGGAALGAVSIIVLGSSFLVGFSEVFAIYAVPMGAFLGALIVCGFIYRLSSHSGEFTIVSLLLAGIAVNAIVGSLIGLLTLISNDQQLRDLTFWSMGSLAGNSWQMIAPVAVIIILSCCALIKCSLSLNVYLLGEAQAKHLGLDVVKLKKQVFFCTALCLGAAVSITGVIGFVGFIVPHLVRLLMGPDHRYLMPASMLLGAILLSMADLLARTLILPAELPIGLLTSAIGGPFFLIMLFKTFAAQRG
- a CDS encoding heme/hemin ABC transporter substrate-binding protein — protein: MSVESGDKTKGEMMIIKIFLFSILGLLSHPIFADAERIVVSGGSITEIVYALGQQDKIVGLDSTSVFPASATTKPQIGYVRRIGVEGVLALQPDLLIGEADTGPEKSLKQLQDMGVKTVILSAEDNFEHIEEKVIKVAKLLGAQQQAAPILVDIKHQRTVLDGILATRDKPAPKVLFVLSARSGQPLAAGTGTSADQVITAAGGLNVTANFAGWKPLSVESAAELNPDIIVMMGNHGSNNSDNLAKLPHFQFSNAIKNQQVFTFDGAYLLGMGPRTPQAVVELASLFYLNGQLPQGYQFSHAKTAQSASL
- a CDS encoding TonB-dependent receptor domain-containing protein, producing MLRSKLAICISLSLLPALQNVYASSAITTLDKTTVTATRTEKATLATSHAINVLDATDIERKLSGSIFESLDLIPNASGDGGPFDNGYKFNIRGFSDAEDVMVTLDGAVQTFEKYRMGSVFLDAELYRSVSIKRGPSTVLHGGGALGGLVQFELKNANDFLRDNQTIGAKVTLGHHSNNNQQNASVFAYAKPIEELDLLFAYIDRNSDDFKLSNDTTLDNSAVKSNSWLAKASYKLNDNQALSFNASQSQDAQRAEFNTTDTGAWGTVYRDVIQKTFNLEFTQHNSTNPWVDLSVKLGQSQSHVTESDADPALADFIGLESDYQYNLNTLDISNTSRFLHHALTYGLQYTNQERIGNKTAFPCLKLNRATYQCEQYGESATTAQMSSQPAGEQNRFALYIQDEFQWRAFTLTAGIRYEKYHSTPTTELLATLASNTYGEVKQDHVVPAASINYQASDNLNFFYTYQEGFRAPLIDELYDRYNGRLPNFNLAIETSQSHEVGATASFDDLLINSDSLRARIVYFDTAVDDEILSQTSPISNPAPAPRYSNLGSNDRHGYEFELSYANRFMYSNIVYSEVAGNDHNNEPLWQLPADTLVFDTGLLFSEASIGMTFKHLQNRQVKAFNMHTGQSEVTQHDGYSLINVYANWQINQQINLKLALDNLLDSQYQLVAGTGGAIGNYGVGRNAKVQISYQF
- a CDS encoding SDR family NAD(P)-dependent oxidoreductase yields the protein MSLTVVITGASKGVGAACAKIYAAQGANLVLVARGLSALEQLAHDLKQQYPNSQILTLGADIAKLDDCQTIISAAVKRFGKINVLINNAGLHHRGEFSAQSADQMAAMVDVNLRAPIYLCALALPHMPKPTTADHQNAIVMVGSLAGRAPLQGAATYSATKAGLRAFTYALHDELIQKNINVAVVSPGPIDTAFIMEEIDVVEDIVYSQPMSTPEQVAENVLTLSKSIRTEIAMPWFSGKLTTLGYLLPSFRRATRGLLYKIGKKNKQKYRNRID
- a CDS encoding cobyric acid synthase → MKSPNTLMVQGTTSDAGKSVLVAALCRILVRHGVQVAPFKPQNMALNSAVTAQGGEIGRAQAVQAEAAKIPPHVDMNPVLLKPNSDIGAQVILLGKSIGNIDAFDYHQYKPKMLGHVLAAHQRLTEQYQAVIVEGAGSPAEINLRDRDIANMGFAEEADCPVIIVADIDKGGVFAHLVGTYDLLSPTEQKRVKGFIINKFRGDISLLQPGIDWLEARLGIPVLATIPYIQNLHIEAEDAIDFSQTLDQKNHIKVTVIVYPRISNHTDFDVLRLHPNVELTFARTPNEAPHSDLIILPGSKNVQADLAWLKQQGWQSVIHQHLRYGGKVLGICGGYQMLGQSISDPHALESAQATQSQGLGLLAMTTELQSEKTLTNVSGICQSSKAPIKGYEIHLGVSLGEALSRPLFTLNDDIAEGAQSDDGQIKGTYLHGILDNQALLESWLSWAGLKQITPFDYPAFRDQQLDYLADEVEKVWPIEQIKRLLKLDSTQ
- a CDS encoding hemin-degrading factor, encoding MNSLLSQYHVLQTENPQVRARDAAKKLGISEAQLLDIQTGDTVFRLQHRFADLLKKLKNIGPVMALTRNHAVVHELTGLYEKLYVNTHGDKEIAIAINPGGIDLRLFLYQWHSGYAQITDKHMSLQFFDRFGNAVQKIFSTKDTNLDAFHQLINDFKVTSAEPLQLDTKPEIIAKTLVDEEVDIDAFKTDWQQLQDVHDFPKMLEKYQISRLQALNLAGNQWAKALSTNALEVLLNQVRDKQIEIMVFVGNLGAVQIFSGLIKNLKWFNDWFNVLDSDFNLHVDTTKLSQAWLVHKPTDKGQNIISSVEFFDAQGDTILTLFGRRDEGNSVNQDWQHLVLNVAAQNSLNSAQSQVA